AGCATTGGGTCATTAAATCCGATTGCTGTTGAAGCTAGGCAGGGCGCTCATATTACAGCTCATTTTCTAGAGCAGGTGGACATCTCTACGAAATCAATTGGTGGCGGGGAAATACGCATCACACCTGACGGAACCCCGGTGGATAAAGGAAAGACTCTACAATTGGAAGCTGTTCCATCAGCTGGTTGGAGTTTTCAGCATTGGAGTGGAGCATTGAATTCCAGCAATCCTGTTGAAGAATACATAATCGACGTCTATACAGAATTCGAAGCGGTTTTCGGCCGAGAATGGGAAAGTTGGAGACAAGCTTTTTTTAACGCTTCCGAGCTTCAAGATGGTGAGATCTCAGGATTTTTTGCTGATGCGGACGAGGATGGCCTGGCAAATGGAATTGAAGCTCAATTGGGTTTGGATCCCAGAACTGTAGATGCTGTCGTTGCCTATTCTAGTCTGGCGCATACTTCATCTGGTGAGATAATAATCGAGATCGACCAGACTTCTGAATGGGAGGAGTTTCAATGGCATGTAGAATCGAGTGACGACTTAGTAGATTGGGAGCTAGTTTTCATGACTCAGGAAATTGTGAGTCAATCTTAACTACGGGAACGAATTCGCTTTAAGGGAAATCAGGAATTGGGAGTGTCTAGGTTTTATCGCTTAGTTTTGTCGTTACGAAATTGAAAGATCTCTAATTGCGATAGATGCATTTTTGCTGAACACATACTTTGAGGGATGGATGACTATTAAATTAGGGGTGGACAACACGGCCATCGAACATGGTGAGTTCGATAGTTATCTCCGATAGGTCGGTAGGTTTTGAGTGATAGGGATTTTGGTTTAGTAGAACCAGGTCTGCTAGTTTTCCGACTTCGATACTGCCGCGGATGGACTCCTGATGCATGATGCGTGCACCGCCATTGGTGAGGGCGGTGATCATGTCATCGACGGTTAGAGTTTCGTTTGGCAGCAAAACTTGTCCGGTAAGCTTGGAGGGATCTTTTCTTAAGACTGCTACTTCCGTCGCGTGGAAGGGATTCGCGGTTGATACAGGCCAGTCGGAACCGTAGACAAGCGTGGATCCAGCATCTCGGAGTGACCGGAATGGATAAATCCCGTTTCCGATTTCCGAACCTATGAATGAGGCCATCGAATCGTCATAGGGAAACGCCCATAAAGCCTGAATGTTTGCATAGACATTCAGTTGTTTAAAACGAGGAAAGTCCTGCTCGTGGGCAAACTGTAAATGAGAGAGAGTATGTCTCCGATCGATGGTCCGGTTGGTTGTTTGCGCACTGTCGATGGAATCCAATGCGACTCGCGCTGCTCGATCGCCGATGGTGTGAAAGTGGACTTGAAAGCCTGCTTTGTCTAAAGCGGTAACGTATTCCTGGATTACGTTTTCAGGCATGTTGATTTCTCCTAGGTGACTGCTACCACATCCTGAATCAGCGTAGTTCTGTAGGAATGCAGCAGTGCAACTTTCCAATCCTCCATCTACAAATACCTTTACCATATTGCCCGAGAGCAGGCCTTGCGAGCGTCGTTCGATTGTGTCGCGTCGTTCACTCAATTGATTAACCGTTTGTGTAATCTCGTTTTGTGCCACATCGGTCTTCAGCAACGATTCACCCGATCTCAGCGCTAGCAGCGTACGAGCTGTTAGTTCCTTTTGATCTGCCAGGACCAGGTAGGCGTTTTGTTCGTTTCCGGCCCCGATGCTTGCGTCAATAAGAGCGGTGTATCCCAGAGCGTTTTGGTATTCGAGACCTGCACGCAATTGATCGACCTGTTCTTGCAAAGTGGGTTCAGGAAGAAGTTTTAATACGAGTTCTTGGGCTGATTCGCGAAGGGTGCCTGTGGCTTCCTGTAATTGAGGATCGCGCTCTATGTATCCGTTTGTTGGAGTAGGTGTATTACGATTGATTCCGGCTTTCTCAAGGGCGATTGAGTTTGCCCAGGCGCTGTGACCATTGGAGTCGATCAGGACGACTGGACGGTCGGATACGACTGCATCAAGAATGCGCTTATGTGGATTGCCATCTTTAAACTGATTCAAAGACCAACCGATGCCAAAAATTACTTTTAATTCGGGATGAGATTTCGCGTAGGTGGCAAGCTTCTGTTGAATGATTTTTGCATCATCGATGTCTTCAAAAGAGAGTCTGGTCAGAGCAAAGCCTCCCTGGATTGGGTGGGTATGTGCATCGGTAAATCCTGGCAGCAATACGCCTCCCTTCATGTCGATGATTCGAGTACTGTTTCCTACATAGGCAACTATTTCTTTTTCTTTCCCGGCGAATAGGATCTTGTTTCCCTTAATGGCGACCGCTTCACGAATGGTTCTTTTTTCATCTATGGTGTAAACGGTTCCGTTGATAAAAACGGTATCGGCCAATTGGCTGTCTTGAGCCCAACAGACACTATTTCCCGTAAACAGAAGAATCGTCAGCGCAGGGATTGGATTTAGAAATAGACGTGAAAGCCGCCTGCAAACACCGATTGTGGGACTGAATTTCAAGATGACCATTTTTGAGAATCGACTCACAATAGTATCATCTGGGAATATTTAGAAGGGAACAGTAATTGTTAGCCTTCCCTGAATATCTTCCGG
This sequence is a window from Verrucomicrobiota bacterium. Protein-coding genes within it:
- a CDS encoding amidohydrolase, which encodes MSRFSKMVILKFSPTIGVCRRLSRLFLNPIPALTILLFTGNSVCWAQDSQLADTVFINGTVYTIDEKRTIREAVAIKGNKILFAGKEKEIVAYVGNSTRIIDMKGGVLLPGFTDAHTHPIQGGFALTRLSFEDIDDAKIIQQKLATYAKSHPELKVIFGIGWSLNQFKDGNPHKRILDAVVSDRPVVLIDSNGHSAWANSIALEKAGINRNTPTPTNGYIERDPQLQEATGTLRESAQELVLKLLPEPTLQEQVDQLRAGLEYQNALGYTALIDASIGAGNEQNAYLVLADQKELTARTLLALRSGESLLKTDVAQNEITQTVNQLSERRDTIERRSQGLLSGNMVKVFVDGGLESCTAAFLQNYADSGCGSSHLGEINMPENVIQEYVTALDKAGFQVHFHTIGDRAARVALDSIDSAQTTNRTIDRRHTLSHLQFAHEQDFPRFKQLNVYANIQALWAFPYDDSMASFIGSEIGNGIYPFRSLRDAGSTLVYGSDWPVSTANPFHATEVAVLRKDPSKLTGQVLLPNETLTVDDMITALTNGGARIMHQESIRGSIEVGKLADLVLLNQNPYHSKPTDLSEITIELTMFDGRVVHP